A genome region from Tachyglossus aculeatus isolate mTacAcu1 chromosome 15, mTacAcu1.pri, whole genome shotgun sequence includes the following:
- the CRLF3 gene encoding cytokine receptor-like factor 3 — MEPEPPLLPPLLQEARESIEAAQSYGRELGQRLRGLHEARSQIKESASQTRVALKQHFGDLKGTLQKLLDERLGSLLHQVDTIELDNIKPLDECQKLIEHGVSTAEELVREGEIAVLGGVGEKNEKLWSFTQKASHIQLDSLPEVPLLVDVPCLSAQLDDSILTLVKDQILKHGTVASRPPVQIEELLEKPGGIIVRWCKVDDEFTAQDYRLQFRKSTSNHFEDVYVGSETEFIVLHIDPNVDYQFRVCARGDGRQEWSPWSVPQIGHSTLVPHEWTAGFEGYSLSSRRNMALRNDSQASGVLYSSAPTYFWGQTLTFRVETVGQPDRRDSIGVCVEQQNGHDSLQRDQAVCVGTNGAVFVNGKEMTNQLPAVTCGTTVTFDMEVVTLGLPSNDGGNFKLRVTISSNNREVVFDWLLDQSCDSLYFGCSFSYPGWKVLVF, encoded by the exons ATGGAGCCGGAGCCCCCGCTGCTGCCGCCGCTGCTGCAGGAGGCCCGGGAGAGCATCGAGGCGGCGCAGAGCTACGGGCGAGAGCTGGGGCAGCGGCTGCGAGGCCTGCACGAGGCGCGGAGCCAG ATCAAGGAGAGTGCCTCTCAGACCAGAGTGGCCCTGAAGCAGCATTTCGGTGACCTGAAGGGGACCCTCCAGAAGCTCCTGGACGAGCGCCTGGGCTCCCTGTTGCACCAGGTGGACACCATTGAGCTGGACAATATCAAGCCCCTGGACGAGTGTCAGAAGCTCATCGAGCACGGAGTCAGCACGGCTGAAGAGCTGGTCCGAGAAG GTGAGATTGCCGTTCTTGGGGGCGTgggagaaaagaatgaaaagCTGTGGAGCTTTACCCAAAAGGCCTCCCACATTCAGCTGGACAG CTTACCCGAAGTGCCTTTACTGGTCGACGTGCCTTGTTTATCCGCGCAACTGGACGACTCCATCCTTACCCTGGTGAAAGATCAAATTCTAAAGCATGGGACGGTGGCATCTCGGCCGCCGGTTCAGATCGAGGAACTCCTGGAGAAGCCCGGCGGGATCATCGTCCGGTGGTGTAAG GTCGACGACGAGTTCACAGCCCAAGACTACAGGCTCCAGTTTCGCAAAAGTACCTCAAATCACTTTGAGGACGTGTACGTCGGCTCGGAGACGGAGTTCATCGTGTTGCACATCGACCCCAACGTGGATTACCAGTTCCGCGTCTGCGCCCGAGGGGACGGCCGGCAGGAGTGGAGTCCCTGGAGCGTCCCCCAGATTGGCCACTCCACCCTGGTGCCCCACG AGTGGACGGCCGGCTTTGAGGGCTACAGCCTGAGCAGTCGCCGGAACATGGCGCTCCGCAACGACTCACAGGCGTCGGGGGTTCTCTACTCTAGTGCACCCACCTACTTCTGGGGACAGACGCTGACCTTCAG AGTGGAAACCGTGGGCCAGCCAGACCGGCGAGACAGCATTGGCGTCTGTGTAGAACAGCAGAATGGACACGACTCCCTGCAGCGCGACCAAGCAGTGTGCGTGGGTACCAACG GGGCGGTTTTTGTGAATGGCAAAGAGATGACCAACCAGTTACCCGCTGTGACCTGTGGAACTACTGTCACATTTGACATGGAAGTGGTGACCTTGGGCCTTCCCAGTAATGATGGTGGTAACTTTAAGTTGCGAGTAACTATTAGTTCCAACAACAGGGAAGTGGTTTTTGATTGGTTACTTGATCAGTCCTGTGACTCCCTCTACTTTGGATGCTCCTTCTCCTACCCAGGGTGGAAAGTGTTAGTGTTTTAG